cagcgctggccCTGGGGGAGCCGGGCTGGCTGGGCCAGCGGGGGGTAAGTGGCATTTCCAGCCACAATGTAGAACTGTGCTAAGACTGGGGGCATGAGCGCACGGGGCTCTGTTCTCTCCTGCCCTGGCCGCCTCGTGTCGCCAGTCAGTAccctgctgggaggggggggcacTTGCTTTCGTGCTGGGCCCTGCTCAGGggttgggggctggaggggcctgGGCCCCAaacaggggtgaatttccccAGGATCCGCCGCCCCGTCTAACCGCGCGGCTGTTCCCTCCCGCCCAGGTCTGGTACATGGACGGTTACTACAAGGGGCGCCGCGTGCTGGAGTTCCGCACCCTGAACGACTTCATCACGGGCCAGAACTTCGTGCAGCACCTGCTGCCGCACCCCTGGGCCGGGACGGGCCACGTGGTCTTCAACGGCTCCCTCTACTACAACAAGTACCAGAGCAACATCGTGGTGAAGTACCACTTCCGCTCGCGCAGCGTCCTGGTGCAACGCAGCCTCAACGGCGCCGGCTACAATAACACCTTCCCCTACTCCTGGGGGGGCTTCTCCGACATCGACTTCATGGTGGACGAGAACGGGCTGTGGGCGGTCTACACCACCAACCAGAACGCCGGCAACATCGTGGTGAGCAAGGTGGACCCGCAGACGCTGGAGATCCTGCGCAGCTGGGACACCGGCTACCCCAAGCGCAGCGCCGGCGAGTCCTTCATGATCTGCGGCACCCTCTACGTCACAAACTCCCACCTGGCCGGGGCCAAGGTCTATTTTGCCTACTACACAAACACCTCTAGCTACGAGTACACGGACATCCCGTTCCACAACCAGTACTCCCACATCTCCATGCTGGACTACAACCCGCGGGAGAGGGTGCTGTACACATGGAACAATGGCCACCAGGTCGTGTACAACGTCACGCTCTTCCACGTCATAAAGACTTCGGGCGAGTTGTGAAACCGCTGCCGGACTCGGTTCTTCGCTCTTTCGTTTTTTACACCTCGGGATCGACCGTTCTTTTCGTGAAGCAAAGCCAAGAGGTTCTTCTttgctgtttttctctttcttcctgtGGTTCACATGACGCATGGATCTCGTCTGCTTTCGTTGGAGGCAAGgtcaattcttttcttttcttttcttttgggtgGCAAATAAAAATGATCTCTTTGACATTTGATGGAGCTTGTGCCTTTTCTTTCCGATTTTGGCCATGTCTCTCTGCCCCTGTGCAGGGG
The DNA window shown above is from Caretta caretta isolate rCarCar2 chromosome 20, rCarCar1.hap1, whole genome shotgun sequence and carries:
- the OLFM2 gene encoding noelin-2 isoform X4, with the protein product MGSSSRASPRDSVTQGPLGLAASELLRTSGVTFLQMTLPKVQNVSQSMEVLDLRTYRDLQYVRHTESLMKGLDSRLKVATESQKSLNTKSFQELKDKMTELLPLIPVLDQYKADTKMIVQLKDEVRNVSGSLLAIQEEMGAYDYEELQRRVLVLEARLHACMQKLGCGKLTGVSNPITIRASGSRFGSWMTDTMAPSADSRVWYMDGYYKGRRVLEFRTLNDFITGQNFVQHLLPHPWAGTGHVVFNGSLYYNKYQSNIVVKYHFRSRSVLVQRSLNGAGYNNTFPYSWGGFSDIDFMVDENGLWAVYTTNQNAGNIVVSKVDPQTLEILRSWDTGYPKRSAGESFMICGTLYVTNSHLAGAKVYFAYYTNTSSYEYTDIPFHNQYSHISMLDYNPRERVLYTWNNGHQVVYNVTLFHVIKTSGEL
- the OLFM2 gene encoding noelin-2 isoform X1, whose translation is MEVLDLRTYRDLQYVRHTESLMKGLDSRLKVATESQKSLNTKSFQELKDKMTELLPLIPVLDQYKADTKMIVQLKDEVRNVSGSLLAIQEEMGAYDYEELQRRVLVLEARLHACMQKLGCGKLTGVSNPITIRASGSRFGSWMTDTMAPSADSRVWYMDGYYKGRRVLEFRTLNDFITGQNFVQHLLPHPWAGTGHVVFNGSLYYNKYQSNIVVKYHFRSRSVLVQRSLNGAGYNNTFPYSWGGFSDIDFMVDENGLWAVYTTNQNAGNIVVSKVDPQTLEILRSWDTGYPKRSAGESFMICGTLYVTNSHLAGAKVYFAYYTNTSSYEYTDIPFHNQYSHISMLDYNPRERVLYTWNNGHQVVYNVTLFHVIKTSGEL
- the OLFM2 gene encoding noelin-2 isoform X3, whose translation is MLAEESRKRESPGQAEVQNVSQSMEVLDLRTYRDLQYVRHTESLMKGLDSRLKVATESQKSLNTKSFQELKDKMTELLPLIPVLDQYKADTKMIVQLKDEVRNVSGSLLAIQEEMGAYDYEELQRRVLVLEARLHACMQKLGCGKLTGVSNPITIRASGSRFGSWMTDTMAPSADSRVWYMDGYYKGRRVLEFRTLNDFITGQNFVQHLLPHPWAGTGHVVFNGSLYYNKYQSNIVVKYHFRSRSVLVQRSLNGAGYNNTFPYSWGGFSDIDFMVDENGLWAVYTTNQNAGNIVVSKVDPQTLEILRSWDTGYPKRSAGESFMICGTLYVTNSHLAGAKVYFAYYTNTSSYEYTDIPFHNQYSHISMLDYNPRERVLYTWNNGHQVVYNVTLFHVIKTSGEL